The DNA sequence CATCTCATCATAGGACTAATGGAAAGCTCATAAGCTCTATCTTTATCTTGACATATGTGCTTTCTTTCTAATTTTGACAACTTACTACTATAAAATCTAAACCATAATATTGTAGTGAGAAATTGGAGGAAACCAGCTAGTACAAAAATGTGATAAGCAAAGCGAGAAATTTGTATGTCAATGCTGTCGTCTGTGATGGTGTATTGATGTGGTTGCTGCATATCGATGGGAGGTGTGAATGAGACGAAACTACACGTACATGTTGTGATGATCAAGAGGACGAGACGTCTGATAACTATAGTCTTAGTTCATTGCCCATGCATTGTGAAACAAGCATCTTGTATTTGTGCAAAATATCAATATGTAACAACAAACTGTTTATGTTATTATTACTATTGCATGGATTTCTCTTATCTCAAACATACTTCTATTTTAGGTTCTCTCAACCTGTGCAAATAAGAAACTATTACATGgattttttgatttgaaatattGGGTACATTAGGATGGGGCTACATCTATAATATTGGAAACATGGTGATAAAAACTTGTGAGGTGCAATAACTAATTTATTATTCTGTCCTAATTAAGAGGCCTATCATAACCATATCGCCATTTCTTTGTTTCCATCCATCTCTATTTCATTGTGAAATAAAGGAAAAATCCTTCCTATTTCTCATATGTGTAACACTTCTTTACACTTCTCCATCCTTTAGTTTTTCTAATGTAAGGTCGCAAGATGTGGCAAAAGAACAATAAGGGTGGTCGTGAGTCAGTTTCTGATAAACCTCCTGCATTTCTGGTCTGGACTTAGGGGAAGGTTGCAGGCATGCAAGTGCTACTTGGACAAGCAGAGAaatttcttctctctccaccAATGTTGGTGATGATGGATGCTTGTCCAAAGTCTCCATTGCAAGCTTGTGATGCTGTCCTTCTATGGAAGTATGGGACTGCAGCTCGCTAGGGTATCTCCCCATCACTATCTCTAGCAGAAGCACACCAAAGCTATAGACATCGCATTTCGTTGTCACCGCTGGTGTGTGTGAAAGCTCTACAGCATAGATAACAGAACTTGAGTGAAATGAGGAATACGGTAATATTAAGGCAAGCTGCAAAGAGAGATTAACAACATACCTGGGGCTATATAACCATATGTTCCTGCTAGTTCACTCCAGTTTGATGAATCTGGCCTTATGATTCTTGCTATGCCAAAGTCTGAAACATAAGCCTTAAAATCTGTGTCAAGCAATATATTGTTACTTGTTATGTCTCGGTGAATTATTGGCGGGGTGCATTCGTGGTGTAAGTAATACAGAGCTTGAGCCACGTCTCTTGCAATAGCCACTCGTCTCTCCCAGTTCAGCTCCTTTGCGATCTCCACATTTTCCAGGGATGCATGAAGGCTCCCTCTATCAATATAATCATACACAAAAAATCTGTACCTCGGATGGGAGCAAAATCCATATAACTTGACAATGCTTCGATGCCTGATCCTGGTTAACACATCAATTTCACTCATGAATCTCTCTTCCTCAGTAACATCTTCTCCAGTTTCATGAAGCTTTTTAACTGCAACCAATCTCCCCCCTTGTAGCTGAACTTTGTAGACAGTGCCACACCCGCCTGACCCAACAACATACCTCTCACTGAAATTTTCTGTTGCTCTAATGATATCCTCAAATGCTAGCTTCCCATCAAAATTCCACACTGAAAGCACATCTCTTATATCTGCGGTTGCTTTCTTTTGTGGTTTATTGCTTCTACAAACAATCATAATAACTCCAACTATCGTGAAAATAATGAGTATGCACAAAGGAATGGAAATGGCTGGAACCAAGATGTGAATCCTTCGATTGTCATGACCCATTGTTGGAGATGAAAAGCATGTTGGGAGGCCAGAGAGATTACCACAAAGGCCATTGTTGTGGACGAACCATCCTATTGAGGCATTAGAAAATTGTCGCCCTGTTGGAAGAGGACCTTCCAAGTTGTTGTATGACACATCAAGGATTGATAAGCTAACCATGCTGGAGAAAGAAGAAGGTATGGTCCCATTGAATTTGTTATGGGAGAGGTTTAAGAGCTCCAACATCACCAAGTTCCCAAGCTGTACGGGTATCCCGCCTGTGAGTTTGTTGTTGCTGACATCCAATGCAATCTGCAGCTTCCATAgccttttttttagataaaggatataaaaTCCGGCTTCATCTATCCAATGATAGAATCAGGCCAATTATTACAACGTCTAGCAAAAGGGCAAAGTTTGCGGTACCCACGTACAGCCACACACACGGCTACTAGAACAAAAAGTTATTTTTCTAAACAAAACCAACATGTCTTTGCGAGAGCCATCCGTTGGAACCGAAGAAATCTAAAGCTGACGTCTTCAGATGCTTAGCTGCAGAAACTAGTTGATCCTTAAGATCATCATGTCGTTGCAGACTTGCCCATTGACGTAGCCAGTGGGTCCCTCTGAAAAGTACCTGCAAAAGAGATTTTGGTTTGCGTTTatcaaaaactttttcattCCTTGTTAGCCAAATTGCCCATAATAAAGTAGAAGCTGCTGTTAATAACAATGTATTACTTTTTGTTGCCCACCTTGGACCAATTTTGAAACAGATCATCTATACTTGTAGGTGGTAAAATTCCAAAAAGTAAATGAATCGAGCGCCACAAAAACTTGGCATAAAAGCACTCAAAGAAGAGGTGTTGAATTGACTCTGTTAAGTGACAGAAACAACATAACTTGTCTCCATGCCAGTTTCTACGAGCTAGGTTGTCTTTCGTAAGAGTGACACCCCTCTTCAAAtaccacaaaaatatttttattttcatcggtAGCTTTGTTTGCCAAATATCTTGTGACACTTTGACCCCATTGTTAATTAAAGCAGCATACATAGATCTTACTGTGAACGTTCCAGAAGCCATTAAACCCCAAATAAAAGCATCTCGTTCCTCAACTAAGTTAACTTGTTGCAAAGAAGCGACAATACGCTGCCAATTGGCTAGGTTTGTACCCACTAAATTCCTTTGAAAAGTGACATTTAGTATGGGAGAACTCATAACTGACGCAATAGAGTCCTGCTTCCTTCTTACAATATTAAACAAAGAAGGAAACTTGTCTTTAAGTGGTCTATTACCCAGCCAAGTGTCAAACCAAAATCTAGTCTGAGAACCATCTTTGACCTTAAAATGTCCCAACCCTAAAAAGATATCCTTGACATTCATAAGACTTTTCCAGAAGTGTGAGTCACCAGGCTTTTTCTCACAACTACCTAAggttttatttttaatatatttatttcttagTAATTCTTGCCACATACCATCCTCATTTAGTAATTTGAACAACCATTTGCTAAGCAAACACTGATTCTGAATTTGCAAATTCTGAATCCCCAATCCACCTTGGTCCCTAGGTTGGCACATAATTTTCCACTTAACTAACCTATACTTTTTTTTATGCTGATCATTTTGCCAATAAAAACGGGACCTAAAATAATCCAGTTTTTCCAAAACTCCACGTGGCAATTCAAAGAAAGACATCATAAACATAGGTAGGCTGGAAAGTACTGAATTTATTAGTACTAACCGGCCACCAGATGTTAACATCTTTCCTTTCCAGCCACTTAACCTTTTCTCAATCCGTTTCTCAATGGCCTTCCAGTCTCTGTTAAAGAGCTTCCTAAAATGCATAGGAATACCTAGGTAACGAAAAGGGTATTTGCCCACCACACATCCAAAAAGTTGCGAATAAAACTCTTCGTGATCTTTAGCTTGGCCAAAGCAAAAAATTTCGCTTTTGTGAAAATTTATTTTTAAGCCTGATAGTTGCTCGAAAGTGCATAGCAATAGCTTCATATTGACAGCTTTCTCAACATCATGACTCataaaaatcaccgtgtcatCCGCATACTGAAGGGTGGACAAACCATCTTGGATGAGATGAGGTATAACCCCTTCGACCTGTCCTACATCCTTTGCTCTGGCAATTAATATGGCCAACATGTCCACCACTATATTAAAAAGTATTGGAGACATGGGGTCACCTTGCCTTAAGCCTTTTTTTGTCTGGAAGTAAGGCCCTAATTGGTCATTGACTTTAATATTAACATTACCGCCTTGTGTGAAATGCTTTATCCATTCACACCACtgttgtgaaaagcctttcatTCTTAATGCCTGTTGTAAAAAACTCCAATTGACTTTATCATAAGCTTTCTCGAAGTCTATTTTGAAAATCACCCCATTTTGTTTTTTTGTATGAAGTTCATGAATAGTTTCATGTAAAATAACAGCTCCCTCCATAATATTTCTACCTGGTAAGAATGCTGACTGAGTCGGCCTTATCAGTCTCTGGGCGATGGAGGACAATCTATTTGTTGCCACTTTAGTAAAGATCTTAAAAGAGACGTTCAACAAACAGATCGGTCTATATTGTTGAATCACTCTTGCTTCAGACTTTTTAGGCAACAATATTATCGTTCCAAAATGTAGACGATTTAGAGGAAATGTTCCCTGATAAAAATCTGTGAACATAGCCATCAAATCATCTTTAACCAGACCCCAGAAAACTTGATAAAATTCCGGAGGAAAACCATCTGGGCCAGGAGCCTTGTTGTGTTCCATTTGGAAAATCGCCACTCTAACTTCCTCTTCAGTGAAAGGCGCAGTTAAAAACTCATTCTCCAAGTCCGACACTTGAGGTATGTCCTCTATCTGTGATTCGTCTAATGAAATTAGTGTAACCTCAGATGGACCAAATAGGTTTTTATAATGACTGGTAATATGCTGCTTAAGTTGAGCATCACCAGTTATAATATTATCTCCATCCTCGAGTTGAAAAATACGAGTTTTCCTGTGCCTACCATTGGCTAACAAGTGATAGTACTTTGTATTGGCATCACCTTCTAAAAGGTGTTTCACCTTAGCCCTCTGGTACCACTTGAGTTCCTCTTCTCTTAAGAGCTCCGCCAGCCGTTCATTTAACACATGCTTTAAATCTCTCTCAGATTCACTTAACAAAGTAAACTCTGCCTTTTTATCTAGTTCCTCTAATTTATTTAAGAGAGCAGTTTTTTCTTTCTTATAGTGCCCACTCACATGCTTTGCCCAGCCTCTAAGATGCTGTCTCAGTCTTCTGATTTTCGCTTGCCACCTCTCTATGGGTGATCCTAAAACTATAGTGCTTTGCCAGACCTGTGACACCATTTCAGAAAATCCATCTCTCAACAACCATCCTAATTCAAACTTGAATTGAGGTTGGTAAGTTGGCGATGGGTCATTTGTAGAAAAAAGCAAAGGTGTATGGTCCGAAATTTCTCTATTGAGGGCATGCACCGAGGTGTGAGTAAACTGTGTCTCAAACTCTGTACAAACTAATACCCTATCTAATTTCTCAAAAGTCTGATTTGGCATGTTATTAGCCCAAGTAAATTTTCTTCCTGACAGCTCTATTTCTCTTAGGTTGAGACTGTCGATTACTGCATTGAACATAAAAGGCCATCTGTCACAATAATTATCGTTATTTTTCTCAATGGGGCTACGAATAATATTAAAGTCACCGCCTATAACGATAGGTAAGGTGTCCTTTGAACATACTCGCACCAATTCAGACAAGAAGTTAGCTTTATGTTCGGTTTGTGCAGGGCCATAAACAGATattaaattaaatttaaaatcaaGCTCTTTGTGCCTTAGCTTGAAACGAATAAAGAACTCACCCTCTTCAATCTCCCCTATGTCGAATATCAACAAGTGGATGCCTAATATCATACCACCAGACCTCCCACGTGGTGCAGAGCAGTGCCATAAAAATTCTCTACCAGCACATATGGTATTAAGAGTATTTGCAGGGAAACTTGCTCTACCCGTTTCTGATAAGGCAATGAAATCTAGGCTCTTTTCCTTTGTTAGATCCGATAAAAATCTATACTTCTTACTATCCGCAAAACCATTACAGTTCCAAAAAATCCCTTTCATTTTATACttgaattaatttttttatttttattttatttcgtcGTCGGCTATTTGTTTTCTGTGATACAGAGGATTGTAAAATCAAAGGATCACATCCCCCATCACATAGCCCTTCTGAAATATCAGTACAAATAAAATTTaaagcttcaagatctaaaTTATCCTCAGTTGAACAACCTGTTGAATCATCTTCTGCTAACACACAGTTCTCATCTCTTAGTCCAGCAACTTCtaacattcttttatgttctaaGTCTTTAAGCCGTTTTAAAGAACTTAACACATCCTGATCATTACTACCTAACACGACCCCTAAAGAACTTGACGAACATAAAATAGAAGAGTCATCACGAGAGACAAAAGACAAGGTTTGTTGCGTGTTACCTTTTCCTATTGATGAATCCAAATTTTTCTTTGCCTTCAGCTTTGCCGCCTTCTCTGTGGAATCCATGTCCACAGTAGCAGCGTTCCTcttgctggatctctctggagAAGACGTCTCACTGCTGAATTCTTTTATGATTGTCCCAGAGTCATTCTGTGGAGGCAACAATGTAGTTGTCCAAGTCCCATCATCTATTGAGCACCCTCCGATTTGTGTCAGCACCGGCTTAGGTTTTTTCAAAGAATTAGCAGAAGGGTCCCCGCTTCCCTGCAGCTGAGACACTCCCTGAGGAGCGCCATGCTGGGTTGCTGAAGGTGGAACCGCACCGCTTCCATTCCCAGGCACATGGGATTCTAGGGATTTACCATCCACGTCCATATTTTCAGTAGAGGTGCCACCATTAGGCTTTTCTCCTTTGTTTGGGTCTTCAGATTTAGGATCATCCTCATTGATAGAATCCATATCAACTAGATGTGGTTCACCAGTGAGAGATTCCTCAATTGCAAACTGTAGCTCATAAATAAAATCCCCAATAACCACGTCCACAAAATCAGGGATAAGTTTTGGGTCCAGCACAGCAACTTTCATTCTAGGTCTTCCCGTATTCTTAGTGAAGATAGTGTCCACAGCGCGGGGAACACCCAGGATGGTTCCAATTGCCCAAATAATGGAAAATTCCTTAAACTCACTGGGCAATCCTCTAAACTGCACCCACACTTTAGGAATCTCCACTTTGTTCACTTCATTTTCAGTGCCCTTTTCAAACTGAATTTTACCTTCCACGGCCTTGGCATTCATAGGACCTCAATTAACAACTGAGTCAAGTAGATCAGCATCtgggaaattaattaaaaaagcACCAGTCCCATTCGTCTGAATATCCCACTTATGACTTTTGTCTGGTCGGAATTTTTCCAGTTCCACTGCCAATTGACTGACAGAAAAGGAACCTTCCAAAACACGTACCACAGCTCTGGTTTCATTAGCATTCACCTTTGGATTTTCAGCTGGTATGAAATAAAAACCAAGACCCTCCACTGCATATCCACAAGGAGCAGCTGTTGCATTTGTTTTTTTAGCCTACCAAGGGTTGTTGGCAAATATCCAGTCAAATCATTGTCGTTGATCCGCAAGAATAGCAGCTCCGTGCAACTGCCAAGCTCTTGAGGTATCGACCCAGTAAGCCTATTCATGTATAAATCAAGGTACTGCAAACTTATCATCTGTCCAAATTCTGGTGGTATATGACCTGAAAATTGGTTTTGCGACAAGCTCAGCCTGTACAGGTGGGTTAGGTTGCCTAATTCTGGCGGTATGTTGCCAGTCATGTTGTTATTGTGGAGTATAAGTTCCTCCAGTTTTACTAGTCTTGATAACTCAGGCGGCAAACTTCCGGTTATCATGTTACTCACCACATCTAAGATGGTCAAATTGATGCTTGAAGCCCAGGTTTTAGACAAATGTCcatgaagtttgttcctctctagGTTTGCAAACCAAAGGTGTGGGTATGGCCCCAAACTTGATATGTCTCCTGATATTTGGGTAGCTGCAATGTCAAGTATGTGCAGGCTCCTGCATGTCTTGATGTCTCTAGGAATAGGACCAGTGAACATGTTTACAGAAACAGTGAATTGTATGAGTTTCCCATGACTGCAAAACCCAGAGGGCAATTCTCCCGACAGAAAGTTGTTGGCAAGATCGAGCACTGCCAGGTTTGTAAGATTTGAAAATCCTAGAGGCAGAGAACCTGACAGCTTGTTTCTAAAGATTTGAAACATATTCAAATCCTTGAGGTTGGTCAGAGTGTCGGGAATTGAACCTGAAATTAAATTCTCGGATAAATGCAATGTTTGCAGGCCGACCAAACTACCGATCTCAGCTGGGATTGAGCCCACCAGCTTGTTTTCGTACATCCAAATCTCGTAGAGGCTACTAAGGTTCCCCAAGCTTGGTGGAATAGGGCCTACCAGCTGATTTCTGCTGAGCTGGAGACTCTGCAAGTGAACAAGATTACCTAATGTGGAGAGAATGGGCCCTATAGCTGGTTATAATAAAGGCGCAGGAGGCTTAGTTTGGTCAAGTTGCCAAGGCTTTCCGGTATtcgtccactcaagaaggcgcTACTTAGCTGTAAATACTTTAGTTCGGTGAGCTTGCCAAGCTCCTCAGGAATGGACCCTGTGAGCAAGGTTTGGTGGATGGTCAGTTGAACCAACCTAGTTAGGTTTCCAAGGGATGCAGGGATGGTTCCTGTGAGGTTGTTCAGAGAAAGCTCCAACAAGCTAAGGCTTTCCATGTTGCCCACCTCCCATGGTATCTGTCCATGGAGCCGGTTGCCGGTGAGATCAAGGTGGGAGAGTTCAGCTAAGGAGGCGATGCTCTGTGGGATCTCACCAAAAAGGCTATTGTAGCTGATGTCAATGTACTGGAGGAACGGGAGCGCGGAGAAGTTGAGCTCACCAAGGCGGCCATCGATGCCAACGTTCGGCAGGTCGATGCGGACCACTGCCCGGGGCATGGTACGGCGACCATGGTGCACGGCCTCGCAAACGACGCCTGTCCAGTTGCTGCTGCACGGGCTGGTCCCTGGCCGCCATGAGTCCAGCAGCGACGGTGAGCTCTGTAGGGTGGACTTCCACTGGAGGAGTGCCGCTTGCTGGGACCATAGATGCACACCTCCAGTGGAGTTGGAGGCGTTGGCGTGCAGGAAGAGCAGGCATGGCTGGAACATGGCCAGAGTAGTTATTAACGTTAATAACACACCCATGGCAAAAAGGGCATGCAGGTAGCTTGGGACTAAATTAACAGCTTGGCTAGGAGAGCGTATATATATGTAGGTAACTAGCTAGTTGCTGAGAAGCTTGACagtgaactcaagcaagtgtgTACTCACTACTATTCTCTCGAGGATTATTCCTCCACGACTTCAGGGGCACACGGGCATCATGTGACTTAGTCTTCTGACTGATTCCTCTAAGATTCCCAGTGCATCACGACATCCTGTCAGTACACTACATATATACCTGCTCTGCTGGTATATCCATGAGAAGTGTTAGGTGACACTACCGCCGCAAAATACAAAATATATGTCGCTATAGTATTTACGTGGGTGACCTTTTTTGTAATTTTGGTCGCCAATGCAGAAACTTGCATTCAAACATCGACAATATAATAAGATTAATGCCacacaagtcatcaaggagtAGATTTTTCTAACATCTGCTCCATTTCGTTTTGGATTGTGTCATATGAACATAGAAATAATGGCTATGTATAGTCAGATCTACTGGCAACTAGTCCGGTCATCCAAAATCCAGAATAGATCAGTTTAGCATATGCACTAGATTCTAGGTTGCAAAACCTGAGTCAAAAGATCGCTTTCAAAGACAAATTTGTAGAAGAGCCACACCAAGAGTATGAAAAAATTGACTCTGAAGATCAATTGACGATTCTAATGGATAAG is a window from the Sorghum bicolor cultivar BTx623 chromosome 5, Sorghum_bicolor_NCBIv3, whole genome shotgun sequence genome containing:
- the LOC8082101 gene encoding calmodulin-binding receptor-like cytoplasmic kinase 1, whose product is MNAKAVEGKIQFEKGTENEVNKVEIPKVWVQFRGLPSEFKEFSIIWAIGTILGVPRAVDTIFTKNTGRPRMKVAVLDPKLIPDFVDVVIGDFIYELQFAIEESLTGEPHLVDMDSINEDDPKSEDPNKGEKPNGGTSTENMDVDGKSLESHVPGNGSGAVPPSATQHGAPQGVSQLQGSGDPSANSLKKPKPVLTQIGGCSIDDGTWTTTLLPPQNDSGTIIKEFSSETSSPERSSKRNAATVDMDSTEKAAKLKAKKNLDSSIGKGIPMHFRKLFNRDWKAIEKRIEKRLSGWKGKMLTSGGRYFSEGPTGYVNGSNKPQKKATADIRDVLSVWNFDGKLAFEDIIRATENFSERYVVGSGGCGTVYKVQLQGGRLVAVKKLHETGEDVTEEERFMSEIDVLTRIRHRSIVKLYGFCSHPRYRFFVYDYIDRGSLHASLENVEIAKELNWERRVAIARDVAQALYYLHHECTPPIIHRDITSNNILLDTDFKAYVSDFGIARIIRPDSSNWSELAGTYGYIAPELSHTPAVTTKCDVYSFGVLLLEIVMGRYPSELQSHTSIEGQHHKLAMETLDKHPSSPTLVEREEISLLVQVALACLQPSPKSRPEMQEVYQKLTHDHPYCSFATSCDLTLEKLKDGEV